TGGTTCCGGCCTTCACGCAGACCTTGCTGCCGTCGAGCTCGAGACCAGACGTCGCCTTGCGGCTCTTGGGCACGAGAAGGCCCTGGCCGTCGTAATAGGTGACGCCCGCGAAATTCAGCCCCTGCTCGACTTCGTTGGAGAAGGCCCAGGTCGAATTGCGCGACAGCAGATCGACCTTGCCCGACTTCAGCGCATCGAAACGCTGATCCGCCGCGAGCGGCACATAGTCGACCTTCTCGGGATCGCCAAAGATCGCCGAGGCGACCGCGCGGCAGAAATCCACGTCGAAGCCCGACCATTTGCCCTTGTCGTCCGAAATGGAGAAGCCGAGGATGCCCGTGCTCACGCCGCAGACGAGCTTGCCGCGCTGCTTCACCGTATCGAGCGTCGACGCGGAAGCGGCGACGGCCGGAAGGCAGAAGGAGGCCGTCAGGACAAGTAACAACGCGCGAACGCGCTTCTGGAAAAGGCGCATAACGACCTCTTTCGATTTTCGAATTGGTTAAATTACAGATCGGCGGCCTGTTTGACGACGATCTTGGTCCCGACCGGCACGCGGCTGTAGAGATCGATCACGTCGTTGTTGACCAGACGGAAACATCCGGAGGAAACGGCGTGGCCGATGGTCTGCGGCTGGTTCGTGCCATGGATGCGATAGACAGTCGTGCCGATATAGAGCGCGCGCGCGCCCATCGGATTGCCCGGGCCGCCGGCCATGAAGCGCGGCAGATAGGGCTGGCGCTGGATCATCTCCGGCGGCGGACGCCAGTCCGGCCATTCCTGCTTGCGGCTGATCTTGTGCATGCCGGCCCACTGGAAACCGTCGCGGCCGACGCCGATGCCGTAGCGAATGGCGCGGTTATCGGGCTGCACGAGATAGAGATAGCGATCCGCCGTATGCACGACGATGGTGCCGGGCGCCTCGGTGGTGCGGAAGAAAACGACCTGACGCTCGAAGGGCCCTGAAAGATTCTCCTCTTCCGGGCTCGGCAGATAGCCGGGCTGGTCGTCGATCTGCATTTCGTCTTCCTGGGCGGCGCCCGCCGCCTGCGCGACGCTGGCGAAGCCCAGGAGAAACAGCGCCGAGGATGCGAGCATCAGGCGCCACAGAGTCGTCCGTGCAAATCCCATTATGACTCCTTTATGAAGCGGTCAAATCCGACCGGCTTACGCGCAGCGGATGTAAACCATTGTGCCGTAGCGGGTCGAATTGTCGGGGCTCACCCATTTCACGGTGAAGGAATTATCGGTCACCGTGACAATTTCACGGTCGCTCGCCGTGGCGGCCGCGCCCGGCAGGCCGAGATAGGTCACGCCGCTCGGGCTGCCCTTCAGCACCAGCTCCTGAATTTCCGACTCATCGGCGAGATGCATCATGACGCCGCCATTCGGGCCGCGCTTGATCGTATAGGCGTTATTGCACTGGCGGCGCGCCTCGCTTTCGGTGCGCGGGCGATCGCTGTCGCGGTGATAGGCCGCGACGCCCCAGCGGCCGACGAGCGCGTCGGGTGAAATGGAAGAGGGAATGGCGGGCACGCCGCTCGCAACGCCGGGGTCCTGGCTCGCCGAATTACAGGAGGCGAGCAGAGAGGCCGCCATCCCGATCGACAGCATCGCCGAGATCGAACTCGAAACTTTCGTGACGCGCATGAAAACACCCCAGAGTAGCGCAAAAGACTTGCACGGCGCACTACGCACGCGATCAAGCTGCGCGTAAAGTTATAGTACAGCGTCAATTCTCGCCAGATGGAATTTTGGTTAACGCTTGGTTTGCGTGGAAAATGCGGCGCTGCGCCGCAGCATTCCACGCCTACCCAAATGAATCCGGACCACAAATTAAAACGCCGGCCCTAAGGCCGGCGTTTGGCGTTCACGAGGCGATGACTTATTGCACGCCGGCGCGGATCACGAACTTCTCGCTGCCGCAGGCGACGGGGCCTTCGAAGACGTTGCCCTTGTCATTGGCCTTGCCGGTCCAGACGCAATCCTTCTTGCCGTCGGTGCGGTCGACGAGGTTCACGGTGTAGGCGCCGCCCTCGACCTTGCCGTCGAGCTTGTAGGTGACGGGCGAACCGTTATCGAGCTGCAGGTCGGCCTTGCCGCTGACCTTGCCGCCGTCCGTGGACACGGTCCAGGTGCCATTGGCGCGCTTGATGCCCGACGACGAGATTTCCGTGACGCTGAAGGTCGCGGCGAAAGCCGAGGCGCTGAAAGCCACGACCGCAACGGCCGTCGTGAATGCAAGCTTGATCATCTATTTCGCTCCCATAGAATTCTGGCAGGATGTTCGGCATTATCGGCCACAGGGCGACTGAGGCTTGAGAAATGCGGCCATCAAGCCTTCCCTGTTCCGCTCACTGAATGAGCGCGAACGGCGGCACTTCGCACGAAGAACCGCTGGAGGTCAAATGGTATTGGCGGCGCTTTGCGTCAAGCTGCCGCCGCAACGAAAGCGCGGGGACATGACAGCCGATTGGTCTGTGGTCGACGATTACATCGCGGAAAGACTGATTTCGCCGCAGGAGCGACAGCATGCGACGCTCGACGCAAACAGGGCGGCGGGACTGCCCGAGATCGATGTCTCGGCGCCGCAGGGCAAGTTTCTGCATCTCCTCGCCGCCGCGATTGGCGCCAGACGCATTCTCGAAATCGGAACGCTCGGCGGCTACTCGACGATCTGGTTCGCCCGCGCGCTTCCGCCAGACGGGAAAATCGTGACCGTCGAATATGAGCCGAGACACGCAGAAGTCGCTCGCGCCAATATCTTACGCGAAGGAGTCGCTGAAAAAGTCGATTTGCGCGTCGGCGCGGCGCTCGACGTTCTGCCGCAGATCGAAGCCGAGGGCGGTCCGCCCTTCGATCTCGCTTTCATCGACGCCGACAAGGCGAACAACCCGGCCTATTTCGCCTTCGCCGTGAAGCTGGCGCGGCCGGGCGCGCTGATCGTCGTGGATAATGTCGTCCGCGACGGCGCCGTCGTCGATCCGGCGACGCGCGACGAGAGCGGCCTCGCCGCACGGCGACTATTCGACGCAGTCGCCGCGGAGCCGCGCGTGACGGCGACCGCCGTTCAGACCGTGGGCACGAAGGGCTGGGATGGTTTTCTCATCGCGCGGGTGACGGCGTAGCCACTTTTATATGTCCAGCGCGGAAGCTTGCGCGGCGGCGGAGCCCGAGACGACAGGACATCTCGATTGGGGGGAGCGCCGGCTCCTCTCCCCGTTCGCGACGAGAGGAGCTTGTCCGGCATCCGACCCTAAACCGCGCGCTTGTGACCGACAGGCTGTGGCAC
The DNA window shown above is from Methylocystis echinoides and carries:
- a CDS encoding L,D-transpeptidase, which produces MGFARTTLWRLMLASSALFLLGFASVAQAAGAAQEDEMQIDDQPGYLPSPEEENLSGPFERQVVFFRTTEAPGTIVVHTADRYLYLVQPDNRAIRYGIGVGRDGFQWAGMHKISRKQEWPDWRPPPEMIQRQPYLPRFMAGGPGNPMGARALYIGTTVYRIHGTNQPQTIGHAVSSGCFRLVNNDVIDLYSRVPVGTKIVVKQAADL
- a CDS encoding O-methyltransferase yields the protein MTADWSVVDDYIAERLISPQERQHATLDANRAAGLPEIDVSAPQGKFLHLLAAAIGARRILEIGTLGGYSTIWFARALPPDGKIVTVEYEPRHAEVARANILREGVAEKVDLRVGAALDVLPQIEAEGGPPFDLAFIDADKANNPAYFAFAVKLARPGALIVVDNVVRDGAVVDPATRDESGLAARRLFDAVAAEPRVTATAVQTVGTKGWDGFLIARVTA